DNA from Aphis gossypii isolate Hap1 chromosome 3, ASM2018417v2, whole genome shotgun sequence:
atggcAAGGCAAACCACAACGAACTTAacgtttaacataataatatgaacatacTAACATAGAAACCATCTCCCAATGCGACACACAagtccaataaaatataagaataattgtaAATCCAGTGGTACAAATACAACACCTGcacaataaattctaaaatataacacacaaGGTCAGCACATAACACTGTCTTGCagcataatactaataataaactaataataatgaaaataatataatataataataaacaacaacCCTGCTTGTGTGAgcgtgaaaatttttttaaattttaaatttttaacttatgttatattaatatttatgagtaaaaataaaacaaactatgACTgactttacaataaataacatgttaatatttttaaaatttatcctaagcgttttcaattaataaaaattaaatcaatatttttacagtattatttacaaatcgaCTTTTGGTGTTTGAGTATACACTATATCTCCAGTTAAAGATCAAGTAACAACcaattttgaattaacaatagtttttttcttaaattcataattatttttatttacattattaataatatttttttcagctcAAGTGGCATAGCATTAACATTAATTGGATCAATTGGACCTAAGTAATCAAGAAACTTTtttcctatattttaaaatgattcctATAACTCcacgaaaataaattattaataagaaaccttaaaatatataggtattttttttttaatctgacTACAAACTTACGTAATTACGAAATGATAAGCAACGTTGATTGACAGCAGttgacacattattattattataaataatataaacaaaatttcaagataaaatatttgtaattttggtTCACTACTTCAGTAGTTCAGTACACATCTGACAGTCAAACGgagatgtttaaaattaaatttttaaattttaaatattaagttaattttttttttctatgcaCTTTACACAtattactataggtattaatattaggtTCATTAACTATGTCCATAAATGATTTTCCAAGTCAACGTAGTACTGATGATcaggttgtatattattttgtatcaacTACTAAGGCCGGGCTACACACGGCGTTTCCGCCGTCTTCACTGCCGTTTcccgttataataaattcggATTTCGGAAAAGACGGATACATAGAAGAATTTATACACGACGGATGTATTATCGCTGGTGGAtttgtcattttaaattatttacacaaacttctaattttgcattatattacatgtttATATCTAGTCACCAAAGTTATAGTCCACCATTCGTCGGAAAACTCCGTGTAATACGTGGCGTACGCGAAACGCGgagaaaaaatttattgtgtattgcTCCGGCCCAACGTAGTTTGTATATAGGActcacttttataaattataataaatacatatttactgGATGTTCAATCAAacgttaaacaaatatatagcaatttttttttttattgttttatgatttggtaaaatgataaaaaaaggtGCCAGATAAGCTCGTAAACTTACCGAGTAAAACACTTAGCTGCGACAATATTATGGACCGTTCAAGACTTCAAGTCACAAAGCGCTGCTGATAGATTAACCTAACCTGGCAACCCTGACAATGGATTcggatattaaatttaaatattagatttgcACAGACCGTAGTGCACGATTGCAATGGCGGCGGGGTTTAGAACAATTTAAAGCGATTGCTTCAGGTCTAATATAGCAGGtgggtagtataataataattgtaacatcTCAACACTATAACTgtcataacaaatattataatcaatattttctagtctctaatctaatatattattatattatcgtgttgatgtaataaagaaaatggttgatggtaaaaatattaaaaatatacaatttacatcaAGCATTTAGAGCTGTAACTGCGCGGTTGTGTAAAGGatgttaaatattgaatacaaatcTACGGAATACTCTGTGCTGACTTTGTCCAATGCGGTCAATAACTTaaagttttcaatttcaaacgttTACTCTTTTTTAGATGCCCAGTACGGCAGTAGATAGATACGTATTTCCCCTGGCGCCGCACTGCTATAGTTGCtatactattacaataatatggacttcgattattattttatgataatatataaaggaaGCCCAAATTACTTcggatataaaatttataaaccacGATTTGTTACAATCCATACTCATGTGCAGACCTACTGCATTATGCTATGTAgtcttttataattgtatttcttgTTTTGTAACAGCTGGTTTTTTGTGATGGATATATACGTAAACGTATTTAGTTcagttaaaagtaaatatttaactaattattacacagaatttttttttttttttaattaaccattatcaattttataagtttaaagttaaaactcaatacttttagtttaaaaaacatttaaaatctattttggtTGGGTttgattatttcatatattttgtcgCTAAAAGGTAGCGCTGAGATTCAAAAAGGAAGATCACCTCTATATTACGAACCATATCTTTTCTAACCGCGTTAACAGCACTCCTACCGTGTTATACACCGTCATCTCAACCAAAGCGCATGGCTCATAGCAATCGTTATCACTTATCGTTGTCATGGTTCCAGTATTTCAAAATTCCTCAACAGATTTTTACaatgaaatttattgtttgtacgTCGTGCAGAAGTCTATAGTAGATCGTCTATTAGTGCGGTGTCCAACGTTCATTAGTCGCTAGTATTAATTAGTAAGTAGTAAATtactgattagtgattactataatatagtgtccgcgattccgttttttttttcttttaggaATAGCGAATTGAACTGTAGAAATGCCGGTTTCGTGATTTCAGCAATCAGCGATGTAAACAGCAGTTATTACCTACTGCATTTTATTTCAGTGCCATTGAGGTAGGTATTAacgatataattatgtatagtgtacaTATAGCTTGGTTTTTTCCCTGTATCTTTGGCTCGTCGGATAAGtagtagataattttattatcaattaaataaaaccttaCGTTGCAACTCTCGTGTACTGTGTGTCTGCCAGCCCATGTAGTGTGTAGTTCTGTCCAATGATCAGCAATGTTGTACGTTCGACACGAGGAAAGGATGGTTATTGTGTACAAGACGTATCTTCTTAATCTGACAAGATCATTTTAACCTTTTCACTTCGCTGCTCGTACAAAGATTTTGTGCCCACCGATTGCCCGAAATAGCGTTTTAAATTGACATTGTACGCTCTATATTCTAGTGTGAACACTATGTCTCTGCTGAACAACATCTGGAGTTGGGTGACCGGAAAAACCGATGTGCCCGAGCtgccaaaaaatatttgttttgaaaaagatGTAACGCCAGAAAATGATTTTTGGGTAAGATCTGTCGTTGGACTCTCTATTTGTATATTACTCTTGTAATATATATCTCTACTAATATGTTGTGGTTTTATGTTTAGATATCATGTATATTAAACCCATCGTTAGATGTCAGATACGTAAATGGTAGAGTGACAAAAATATTGGACACTGACAAGTGTCTCATTGACGATAAATACCACTATCAACCGAAAACCGAAAAAGAAATTCGAAACTTCCCATACATAGAGGTTAACAGTCCTGTCAGGATATCTCTTTATAGAGAAAAAAACTCTAAAAATGCAGAATGGAGGGTTGCAAGTTGTTTTCTATCCAGAGACGGTCCTCGTTATCAGCCCAATGTGTATGTTCTTTAACCGCatgtttaaatagttaaattaccaacgaaaattgttaattatgctaataaacaataattaatataatatctttagaaTCAGATCAAATGAGTCTGTTCGTGTTCTTCTTGATGATGTTGAACCAACTTCTCAAATTGATGATATTGATGATGTCAATATTGATGAAAATCAAATGACTATTGAAGTGTTAGGTGACATGCCAAAAGTAATTGGTTTTGAACAAGAAACTGTTATacaggtattaatatttaatttttcttttgtaaactaattattatattattattttacttatattttagtaaaaaataataataataaagttgatttaagataaaatattaaaatatatatttcattttatatactagatattatttagaaataacagTTTTGTCGaggagaaaatattaaatgattatcaaACCATGTTAGGAAACAAAGTACAATTgtcaattgttaataaaaataagttgccTATAATAATTGGAGTGCAgtcagaatatatttttgatattactcTCAAAGGAAAGTACGTTATAAGTccatgtacctacatatttgtattataatatccattaactaaaaataattttaaacaaatttgatggttgttaatattgtacttgattttctaaatactaatagtttttttttttttaaggtatttAGGAAAATCTTATGAAAgagttgaatttatttttaaagatgttACTTACAAAGTAGTCATAAGCATTGATGTTACTGATTCAAGATTAATTCTCCCAGGTAATTCAGGTAGTTATTCCAGGAAAGAAATTGATATGcagtaagtattaattttttaaataaaaaacaatcaatttaTCACCAGCttgtaattcattatattttaacaattacagAAGGttatttgaattacaaaatgaTCCAATAGTTCCTGGTGTTCGAAGTGGCACTAAAACACAGTTTCCTGCAGTCCGTTTAAAACAATGGAATATTCCATCTCAGTTGTCAAAATGTTATTGGTCAGAAgatggaaaattaaatcagtaatacaaattttattttgatttatattttaaaattactgtatactttaataattttgatcatttaaaaaatacgtaaactGGCTTCAAAAGTTTTCTtgataaatttagttataagtacagtttatgtatacttattaacaaatattacttAACTACAAACTTCTAGGAGAGTAACAAATACTATGAAGTTTACTTAAAACACAGATCTGTATAAATAGAACTAATagtaatcagtaatcacttAGTTAAATTATGAAGTATTTATGTAATCATTAACAAGTGAATGTAGTCAAACAACTCTAACATAGTTACAGATTATTGTTCTGTCTAGACAActccaataatttaaatataataaaactgttgtttcaaattaatttaacataatagtgcttacaaattattattattattttttaattagaataccatctgaaattaaaagtaacaTTCAAAAGTTTTATCCTGCTGCTTTTGAAGTTCTTACCTACGAAAATTACAAAGCAAAGtatcatactattttatttatggatGAAATAgaagtaagtatatttaccAATTTGTTAAAAAGAGTAATTGATACTACAGTCTACAACtatgtaaatactatttataatcaatggtaatatatttaaattagaaaaaaagaatgattcatcaatttatttaaaacaataaaatgagaaatatcgtattactaattagtaattacatatttaataatagactTGCTCTTTATATTTGACACTGTTATGAATCTATTGCTATTTTTAATCTGGGTTTCCCgtgaaacttaatttaatataaatatataatgtatttatttctcaacttttgtttattcaagttttaattatgcaaactatattttttaaattatatcaatttttatcaattttagattACAGCAGCTCTTCAAAAATATGCACAAGAAAGAACACATTTTGAGACTGCTGGTGAATATTTAGTTCTAAAAATACCTAACCTTTCTGAGCAACGACCCTCTTTAATTGTTGGTGATCGAATAACAGTTACAGATCCACCAAACTGTACTAAAAgattaggtaaatatttttctaaacagACTTATATCTATtggtttaatttgtatattttatgaacaactCTATTCTAATACTgagtaatttaactattaaagtaatttctaaaattaggtaatcgtttttttttttattattattattattatactgtttaatatttatgaagttttagtttttgattGAATATGAGTGATTGtattgattgtattttattagaaattttacgttaaaatgattaatttgttactaGGTGAGTGTGGTCGCTATGAAGGCATAATTCATAAGGTTTTAGCAGATGAAATATGGTTGAAGTTCGATCCTGTATTTCATAGTATATGTGGCCATTGGGATTATAGTGTGAATTTTTTCAATGCTAGAATGATGTATCGAAAACAACATGAAGTAATCGACGATGTGTGGAAAAAGAACAGATTAGGCGAATTATTCTTGTTTCCATACTGTGATTCCTTGGAATACCGGCCATCAAAATTAAAGATCCTAAACCATGATAAGATAGACACAAATAACACCAATgaggataatttaaaaaaagatagcAATACCCTGTTACCACAACCAAAGATAGTACAAAAAATCAGATggtttaatagtaaattgaaCTTTGAACAAAAAAGTGCTGTCATTAATATTCTGAAAGGTGAAGGAAGACCAATGccatacattatttatggaCCCCCTGGGActggtaaaacaataacaatgacAGAAAGCATCATTCAAGTATATAAAGAATTCCCTAAAAGCaagttagtattataaaatacaaatatatttttgggtCATCAGAACATTTTGgctttacttataaattataatgcttaactaaaattgttataataggtCTTTTGGAATACTGGTTGGTAAACTTTcttatatttaactgtttttagATTATTGATTTGTGCTCCAACCAATTCTGCTGTTGACATGTTACTGTCTAAACTTATAGATTCTGGTTTATTTGATACCACTATTATGAAACGTTTAGTTGcctataatcattttattggtTCAGCTTATAACATGGATTATGatgaatattgtgttttaccAGAACTTGAGAGTTCACAATTTAATGATGGCACAGAAATAggtaacagaaaataataattctctaATTctgtatttgataatttatgttttatgataattatgttatgttaagccacttttaatatttacattagggatgtattaacattaattactcTGGAGAtgaaatttatctatattttaaaaataattactttaatttaaacacatacattttttttagattctaggTTAATTAGAAAACAAGATATTCTCAAGCTACGAATAGTTCTTTCCACTGAAGGTACAGCTGGATTGTTGTATATGATGGGTTTAAAGAGTGGAACCTTCactcatatatttatagatgaaGCTGGACAATCAACAGAAccagaaatattattaccactTAGTATGTGTCTTGTAATtaagattgttttttaaaaatatttttattattgaaactgattttatagcatttttgGATCCATACCGAGATGGACAAGTTGTTTTGGCTGGAGATCCCAAACAATTAGGACCTGTGGTCATGTCATTTTTAGCAAAAGATTGTGGCCTGGGACTGTCCATGTTATCTCGTTTTATCAACTACCCATCATACCTGAGAAATAATGATGTTTTTCCTGAGCACAATGGTTATAACCCAAAacttattacacatttaactCATAATTATCGAGCTTTGCCAgaaattgtattgaattacaatcatttattttatcaatcatTATTAGTACCAACTgtgagtaataataacaaatttgtaagatatacctaataatatttatgtaatgttCTTACTTTATTTACTGcttatttagattttgaatgaTAACGCTCGggaaagaatattattaaacaatttgaatGAAAACGCTCACTGGGAAATAGATTGTAAAGGACCCGTTATTGTGCATGGTGTAGTTGGTGAAGACAGCCAAGATCCCAATAGTCCTTCATGGTTTAATCCTCATGAAGCTTTTCAAGTCTTATTGTACTTTACTAGATTGATAAAGTCTGGTATATCTGCTAATGATATTGGAATTATTACCCCATACGCTtctcaagtaaataaaatcaatgtatagtttcatacaaactcatattttaattattttgtgtgtgtgaTTAAGGTTTCCAAAATTAATGAGTTACTGAAAATGTATCATCCAGatataaaattaccaaaagTAGGCACAGTGGAAATGTTCCAAGGTCAAGAGAGAATGGTTATTATCATATCAATAGTTAGAAGCAAATCCATAGCTGGAAGTCAAaaagataatacatttaatctcGGTTTTCTTAATGCTAAAGAACGCACTAATGTTGCATTGTCTAGGTCTAAGGCATTGCTCATAATTATTGGAAATCCATCAACAATGCAAAAGAATTACTGTTGGAGATATGTACTGTCACAAgcaattaaaaatgacaacTATATTGGGTGTAATGTTACTGAATATTCAGACTCTGAATactgtataaaacattaaaacattctcaatttttgcaatttaaattttattgttaaaatgataatattgaagttattttgttaaaattatataaatatatattgtaatttcacAGCCAATATaagtgatacatttttttttaaattttttaatttttaacttatgttatattaatatttatgagtaaaaataaaacaaactatgACTgactttacaataaataacatgttaatatttttaaaatttatcctaagcgttttcaattaataaaaattaaatcaatatttttacagtattatttacaaatcgaCTTTTGGTGTTTGACCACTATTTACAGGTATGGAGTTTAACTCTGTCCGCATACACAAAAATTCAGCACATATACAAGTGATCGCTGCACACGAAGCATTTAATAACCACCAAAATGGAGTGGGCAATGTCCTGTTATACCACAAACAAACTGCCAAGTGTATAGTGTGTATTGTACAAGAAAAATCTAAACACAATCGATATCGTTCAACAACACGCCAAATGAATGTAGCCCTAAACAGTAACAAATTTAAAGGTTTATTGTTGTGTTAGATTATTATCAATCTTAGACTCACCCACTAAGTGCATTCAATGCAAACACagcaataacaaatttttcgCTGTTAACCTTACTCAATTCCTGTAATAGTAGTCAGATTATAgtaagtatgtaaaatattattttattattactgtgtactttaaattcaaatatgatATCCAATGATCTTGAAGTGCCAACCACATAGCTGATAATAGTGATCCAAACACACATGGTGAAGTAGTAAAGACATTGAACAGACACTATTTGAGCAACAATCAACACGGGATCCCAAACAGTGATACGAAAGTGTCCAGTACCAGTCGATAGGCGGCTATACGATGCAGATTTACTGGGGACGAAAAGTCAAATGTTGACACTATTAAATGCTATATAGTTGATAATTGACATTcgcaacattttaattttactcacTCGGTGTTAAATCTATTTAACATCGACCACAATGATATGGACATGGTTGGAAAGTGAAACTTCttcataaatacaattgtCCGCGTAAGCCGTACCACTCAATAGGTTAAACACTTGTTTCAGTCGGCGATAGAATAGACCGGATCGAGGAAACTGTCGAGACTAGAAAAATGAGCTTTACCGTTTCAGTGATTGATTGAAAAGGTTGTAATTTTACAAACTGTCTCCAGTCAAACCTCGTTAACACTTACAAACGGCTGGAGCACAGAATAGATGTAACAATAATAGACATGGTATAATTTTGTCTAATCTATAACGACGATATCCGAACTCTAATCGCTAGAGACTCGTTGCGTAAATAAgtgtatcgtataatattaatgcttttaactataaataaaaaagtgctGAGATCTACAACTTTTGACTGTCGTAGTGCTATGTTTGTTGATATTCCTTATCACATTTGTTTGGAAGGacgttatcatattatttaagccTATGTAGAGTATCAGTTATCTTTCGAATTGTATTCTTCAAGAGAAAAATTAAGTAGTACCAATGTTGAATGTAGTTATAACGTTATAACTATATTGAGTAATAGTTTAGTACACACTATATACGTTTTGTGAGTACGAgaatcatatacctatatgttatatttattatttaatcaattggtataaaaaaaaaaaagtttaaaattgctCCTATTActcataattactaattttacattacttTTACTCAATACTCAATAGAACTAGTGTGATGATGTCAGACGTAGTACATGATCGACAGTCGAGTCAATCAACTGAACATTTCACATATTGTGTATAGTTAATTACTACAGTATTCGAGTGAAAGTCTATCTCATCAGTCGTTCttagtatttttcttatttctaataattctgAATtcgtataaagtatttttaagtattaagttattatttgttgggGCAatcttttatgaaataaacaagTCGTAGATCGAATAAACaaggtatgtattaaaaattattaggcaatttcattataaattccaTAGGCCTCGTCTTAGGTGATTTATGTCTTAGTAtgccaaaaatattaaaattaaaaattgtgtaataaatccatttgaaattttatgaactagataaaatattttgcattcctagtattagataggtacttcAAATGTTACAAATGATATCTCAAATGTTGAAGTaccataatacaatttacggtattaaaaacttatgtaTTTGTGTGTACAATTTAATCGATGGTATATTTATGCAGTAAATTGTTTACAcagtgtataaaatttaaaaaaagaacaaacacttatggttttattttaaataaattatattttttaaacttagaattattcaaattgtaatataggtagtacaaTAGTACatcaatatattctattattatatgactatttaagttataaagataaataaattttattgaggtcaatattttaagtttttgttttaatttttttttcaacgttaatacaatataaattatattaataccattACATTGTAATTACTTACACAATAAATAGAaaagttattgtttaaaatttttataaatacaaaaaaattgattttttttttatatgttttaaacttatttaatttgcaGACTTGCAGTTAGTACTTTAagagatatttttgtttttaatgtcaaaatgtttataatgcgacgtaaaataaaactaaattatcaaccaaaatttaagtgttCGAATACAAGTACTAGTGAGGtaatttgacaatatttttcatataacaataatcattgcagattaatatttaacatcattcattttcgtaaaatattgaaaacaattttaaacccTAACCTTTGATCTAAcccaaataactaataatgaaaaagtttgtccagttaattatatattttttatattagtaaaccATTTTATATAACCCCATTATTTAGTGTGAACAATTTCCAAACCTGAGATAAACTACCATTTGACCACCAAAGCACTCATGATTTTTAACTCCATTATAAATGTAGACATCTCCAattaaaacattcattatGCAATATACATGAAATGAATTATTCTAACCTAGTAACctttgtatacattatgcaGATGTACTTTGCATAATCAGACACTTGTTTGGTATACAATTCACCGATATTTATGGTGACCAAACGTAGTCTTTTTCTTAGGACAGTAttcttttttgatttatgttcTAGTAATCTAGTGTTTTTAACAATAGTGTTAAGTACACGAAGTTGtactctttttttaaaaatattatgggctaatacatgtttatgattttttataatttagttatcgatttaaattttatggttCGGCTTAATGTGTTCTGATTGATTGGTAATGtggcaaaataatttaaatatttatacttttgtttaagtttacttttaattagctaaatttaaaagtattcccattataaaaatgcataccaAATGagttgacattttaattttaaataattagtttttatagtcgttgataataataataataataaaatggagtaatcagatgaaaaaaaaaacaatttttataggaGATTACTTATAGTCTATGACATGGGCAAATATTTGGTAGAATAGTATATgcattgaaaaattatgaacCGAGTAGGAgctaagttttaaaatgtactttttttaaaatttttatatctggtcaccatattatgctatattagGTACacctaatattgataaaataaaaattgtattctcgtggtgttatagattttttaatattttgttcagttTATAAATCagcgattaaaatatataattttttttttttttgaataggtatttttaaattaaatgctaTGAGTAGGGCTCAGAAGTTGAtgaccttaaaaataataaaaaatgaccgaaaaattacaaatattggttttaaattaataaaaatacattatttttaaatattttactataaaattctatataaatttatcaaagcttcgaattactcaaaatatgacttaaaaatgataaaaatctcattaaaataggaaaataaaaaattacaaatatttgtttgtggTAATTTCCAAGTTTTAGGTTATTGGCATAATGGTCGACAAGAAACGATATGAAGTGAACTAGTgtgaaataagtaaaaatgtggaaaaatgtcaaaaaataacttaaaaagtaataaacacCAGAAAAtgcaaaatgaaaataagtcATTCAGATTCACATGCTAATGAAACAGAATTATGGTTAGAAAAGCATTGTctaaaaatttccaaaaaaaaagtacaaaatgcATCAACTTCCGAGCCCTAGTTATGAGGTATGTTTCACAGACGTGTATATAGATCTGTGGtatgtgttaaaatataaaaaaataaaagacaataataaaaacaagataTTGCTAATCAacgtgataattttaataatgcactcattttgattttaagtttGCTAATTTTAAC
Protein-coding regions in this window:
- the LOC114121535 gene encoding protein SYS1 homolog — encoded protein: MKKFHFPTMSISLWSMLNRFNTDKSASYSRLSTGTGHFRITVWDPVLIVAQIVSVQCLYYFTMCVWITIISYVVGTSRSLDIIFEFKELSKVNSEKFVIAVFALNALSGATFIWRVVERYRLCLDFSCTIHTIHLAVCLWYNRTLPTPFWWLLNASCAAITCICAEFLCMRTELNSIPVNSGQTPKVDL
- the LOC126551444 gene encoding probable RNA helicase armi, whose amino-acid sequence is MSLLNNIWSWVTGKTDVPELPKNICFEKDVTPENDFWISCILNPSLDVRYVNGRVTKILDTDKCLIDDKYHYQPKTEKEIRNFPYIEVNSPVRISLYREKNSKNAEWRVASCFLSRDGPRYQPNVIRSNESVRVLLDDVEPTSQIDDIDDVNIDENQMTIEVLGDMPKVIGFEQETVIQILFRNNSFVEEKILNDYQTMLGNKVQLSIVNKNKLPIIIGVQSEYIFDITLKGKYLGKSYERVEFIFKDVTYKVVISIDVTDSRLILPGNSGSYSRKEIDMQRLFELQNDPIVPGVRSGTKTQFPAVRLKQWNIPSQLSKCYWSEDGKLNQIPSEIKSNIQKFYPAAFEVLTYENYKAKYHTILFMDEIEITAALQKYAQERTHFETAGEYLVLKIPNLSEQRPSLIVGDRITVTDPPNCTKRLGECGRYEGIIHKVLADEIWLKFDPVFHSICGHWDYSVNFFNARMMYRKQHEVIDDVWKKNRLGELFLFPYCDSLEYRPSKLKILNHDKIDTNNTNEDNLKKDSNTLLPQPKIVQKIRWFNSKLNFEQKSAVINILKGEGRPMPYIIYGPPGTGKTITMTESIIQVYKEFPKSKLLICAPTNSAVDMLLSKLIDSGLFDTTIMKRLVAYNHFIGSAYNMDYDEYCVLPELESSQFNDGTEIDSRLIRKQDILKLRIVLSTEGTAGLLYMMGLKSGTFTHIFIDEAGQSTEPEILLPLTFLDPYRDGQVVLAGDPKQLGPVVMSFLAKDCGLGLSMLSRFINYPSYLRNNDVFPEHNGYNPKLITHLTHNYRALPEIVLNYNHLFYQSLLVPTILNDNARERILLNNLNENAHWEIDCKGPVIVHGVVGEDSQDPNSPSWFNPHEAFQVLLYFTRLIKSGISANDIGIITPYASQVSKINELLKMYHPDIKLPKVGTVEMFQGQERMVIIISIVRSKSIAGSQKDNTFNLGFLNAKERTNVALSRSKALLIIIGNPSTMQKNYCWRYVLSQAIKNDNYIGCNVTEYSDSEYCIKH